The following are from one region of the Nicotiana tabacum cultivar K326 chromosome 3, ASM71507v2, whole genome shotgun sequence genome:
- the LOC107787060 gene encoding uncharacterized protein LOC107787060 isoform X3, which yields MIDDAEDDSDVASYTDDDISSHSSSTFASSVFEAAWASPSNNVKVAWPSPSRVVKNDMHEEAASGMSKTEENTQISKEKYIDRLISKITSSHMHTQAGVDSQSSADETTEHDFGQDELFLDDTRDLSDNKIAKSMKRQGTMSSIRKALGAQITHGRLKAVKSVQIRDSASANVFLGNTEIIKKEMKEHATIETSSIAKSTVVEDKKPKNTTSTSATEKRAPANVMSKSKPESESRIQMLEEELKEAAAIEVGLYSVVAEHGSSMNKVHTPARRLARFYLHAWRTKSTAKQASAARAAVSGLALVSKACGSDVPRLTFWLSNSIMLRAIISQAAAGVQFNEGAPTETTGNRGRSALEKIYMQQSIKSIASQGNKSHLVKQYYNWEDIESFTQALEKLEAWIFSKITKSLWWQTLTPHMQFSTAKTSKTRGSRVKKTYGSRNSLGDQEQGKFSVKLWKRALKDACERLCPLRAGGHKCGCLPVLPKLVMKQLVSRLDVAMFNAILRESIEEMPTDPIFDPISDRKILPIPAGKSSFGAGAQLKNAVGSWSGWLTDLIGFQDEVSPEYNNIFGNDKKQESFKAFHLLNALSNLMMLPFEMLIDASTRKEVCPIFGPALIKRVLTNFVPDDFRPDPIPMNVFEALDSEDVTDAPGELLTSFPCTFTLPVYTSPPALSLTTFIEKVGNQAPKIRGSSVLKKTYTSDVELDELDSPFTSFLADSFKDYPNLAKPARNIVRYQLLREAWKEVQQ from the exons ATGATTGATGATGCTGAAGATGATTCGGATGTTGCTTCTTACACTGATGATGATATTTCGTCGCATTCATCCTCAACTTTTGCCTCTTCTGTTTTTGAAGCTGCTTGGGCTTCACCATCTAACAATGTAAAG GTGGCATGGCCCTCACCATCTCGAGTTGTAAAG AATGACATGCATGAAGAGGCAGCCAGCGGAATGAGCAAAACTGAAGAAAATACTCAGATATCTAAAGAAAAATACATTGACAGATTGATATCAAAAATTACGTCTTCACATATGCATACTCAGGCAGGTGTGGACAGTCAAAGTAGTGCGGATGAAACAACAGAACATGATTTTGGACAGGACGAACTGTTCCTCGATGACACAAGAGACTTGTCAGACAACAAAATAGCTAAAAGTATGAAAAGACAAGGTACGATGAGTTCCATTCGTAAAGCTCTTGGAGCTCAGATCACACATGGTCGATTGAAGGCAGTGAAGTCTGTTCAGATAAGAGACTCTGCAAGTGCAAATGTATTTTTGGGAAACACAGAGATTattaagaaagaaatgaaagaacacGCAACAATAGAAACTAGTAGTATTGCTAAAAGTACAGTAGTGGAGGACAAAAAACCAAAGAATACTACCAGTACTTCAGCAACTGAAAAAAGGGCTCCTGCAAACGTTATGTCAAAGAGTAAACCTGAATCAGAATCTAGAATTCAGATGCTTGAGGAAGAACTGAAAGAAGCTGCAGCTATTGAAGTTGGCCTTTATTCTGTAGTTGCTGAGCATGGAAGTTCAATGAACAAAGTTCACACTCCGGCCAGGCGCCTTGCTAGATTTTATCTCCATGCTTGGAGAACAAAATCCACTGCTAAACAGGCAAGTGCTGCTAGAGCCGCTGTCTCAGGATTAGCTTTGGTCTCAAAAGCATGTGGAAGCGACGTTCCAAG GCTAACTTTCTGGTTGTCGAATTCCATTATGTTAAGAGCAATCATCAGTCAGGCTGCTGCAGGAGTGCAATTTAATGAAGGGGCACCAACTGAAACTACTGGCAACAGAGGTAGGTCTGCGTTGGAAAAAATATATATGCAGCAAAGCATCAAATCAATTGCTAGCCAAGGGAACAAGAGTCATTTAGTTAAGCAATATTATAACTGGGAGGAcatcgaatcattcactcaagcATTGGAAAAGCTTGAAGCCTGGATTTTCTCCAAAATCACCAAGTCTCTTTGGTGGCAG ACTCTGACTCCACATATGCAGTTTTCGACTGCAAAAACTAGTAAGACTAGGGGCTCAAGGGTGAAGAAAACATATGGGAGTAGAAATTCATTGGGTGATCAAGAGCAGGGCAAATTTTCTGTAAAACTTTGGAAAAGGGCTCTGAAAGATGCCTGTGAAAGGCTTTGTCCACTTCGGGCAGGCGGCCATAAATGTGGCTGCTTACCTGTTCTGCCAAAGTTG GTAATGAAGCAGTTGGTGAGTAGATTGGATGTGGCAATGTTCAATGCTATTCTTCGTGAATCCATCGAAGAAATGCCAACAGATCCAATATTTGATCCTATAAGTGACCGTAagatccttccaattccagcaggaAAATCAAGCTTTGGTGCTGGTGCACAGTTGAAAAATGCT GTTGGGAGCTGGTCTGGATGGCTTACAGATCTTATTGGCTTTCAAGATGAAGTTTCACCCGAGTATAATAACATCTTTGGGAATGACAAGAAACAAGAATCATTCAAGGCTTTTCATCTCCTTAATGCATTGAGCAACCTCATGATGCTTCCATTTGAAATGCTCATAGATGCatccacaagaaaagaa GTCTGCCCAATATTTGGTCCAGCTTTGATCAAAAGAGTTCTCACCAATTTTGTTCCAGATGATTTCCGTCCTGATCCAATTCCAATGAATGTCTTTGAGGCCCTGGATTCTGAA GATGTAACAGATGCTCCTGGAGAATTGCTGACTAGCTTCCCGTGCACTTTCACATTGCCTGTCTATACATCTCCTCCAGCATTGTCTCTCACTACTTTTATAGAGAAGGTTGGCAATCAAGCTCCAAAGATTAGGGGGTCATCTGTACTCAAGAAAACGTACACCAGCGATGTTGAGCTTGATGAGCTGGACTCACCGTTTACTTCGTTCCTCGCTGATAGCTTCAAGGATTATCCAAATTTAGCAAAACCTGCTAGAAATATTGTCAGATACCAGCTTCTCCGTGAAGCGTGGAAGGAGGTTCAACAGTGA
- the LOC107787060 gene encoding uncharacterized protein LOC107787060 isoform X4, whose product MIDDAEDDSDVASYTDDDISSHSSSTFASSVFEAAWASPSNNVKNDMHEEAASGMSKTEENTQISKEKYIDRLISKITSSHMHTQAGVDSQSSADETTEHDFGQDELFLDDTRDLSDNKIAKSMKRQGTMSSIRKALGAQITHGRLKAVKSVQIRDSASANVFLGNTEIIKKEMKEHATIETSSIAKSTVVEDKKPKNTTSTSATEKRAPANVMSKSKPESESRIQMLEEELKEAAAIEVGLYSVVAEHGSSMNKVHTPARRLARFYLHAWRTKSTAKQASAARAAVSGLALVSKACGSDVPRLTFWLSNSIMLRAIISQAAAGVQFNEGAPTETTGNRGRSALEKIYMQQSIKSIASQGNKSHLVKQYYNWEDIESFTQALEKLEAWIFSKITKSLWWQTLTPHMQFSTAKTSKTRGSRVKKTYGSRNSLGDQEQGKFSVKLWKRALKDACERLCPLRAGGHKCGCLPVLPKLVMKQLVSRLDVAMFNAILRESIEEMPTDPIFDPISDRKILPIPAGKSSFGAGAQLKNAVGSWSGWLTDLIGFQDEVSPEYNNIFGNDKKQESFKAFHLLNALSNLMMLPFEMLIDASTRKEVCPIFGPALIKRVLTNFVPDDFRPDPIPMNVFEALDSEDVTDAPGELLTSFPCTFTLPVYTSPPALSLTTFIEKVGNQAPKIRGSSVLKKTYTSDVELDELDSPFTSFLADSFKDYPNLAKPARNIVRYQLLREAWKEVQQ is encoded by the exons ATGATTGATGATGCTGAAGATGATTCGGATGTTGCTTCTTACACTGATGATGATATTTCGTCGCATTCATCCTCAACTTTTGCCTCTTCTGTTTTTGAAGCTGCTTGGGCTTCACCATCTAACAATGTAAAG AATGACATGCATGAAGAGGCAGCCAGCGGAATGAGCAAAACTGAAGAAAATACTCAGATATCTAAAGAAAAATACATTGACAGATTGATATCAAAAATTACGTCTTCACATATGCATACTCAGGCAGGTGTGGACAGTCAAAGTAGTGCGGATGAAACAACAGAACATGATTTTGGACAGGACGAACTGTTCCTCGATGACACAAGAGACTTGTCAGACAACAAAATAGCTAAAAGTATGAAAAGACAAGGTACGATGAGTTCCATTCGTAAAGCTCTTGGAGCTCAGATCACACATGGTCGATTGAAGGCAGTGAAGTCTGTTCAGATAAGAGACTCTGCAAGTGCAAATGTATTTTTGGGAAACACAGAGATTattaagaaagaaatgaaagaacacGCAACAATAGAAACTAGTAGTATTGCTAAAAGTACAGTAGTGGAGGACAAAAAACCAAAGAATACTACCAGTACTTCAGCAACTGAAAAAAGGGCTCCTGCAAACGTTATGTCAAAGAGTAAACCTGAATCAGAATCTAGAATTCAGATGCTTGAGGAAGAACTGAAAGAAGCTGCAGCTATTGAAGTTGGCCTTTATTCTGTAGTTGCTGAGCATGGAAGTTCAATGAACAAAGTTCACACTCCGGCCAGGCGCCTTGCTAGATTTTATCTCCATGCTTGGAGAACAAAATCCACTGCTAAACAGGCAAGTGCTGCTAGAGCCGCTGTCTCAGGATTAGCTTTGGTCTCAAAAGCATGTGGAAGCGACGTTCCAAG GCTAACTTTCTGGTTGTCGAATTCCATTATGTTAAGAGCAATCATCAGTCAGGCTGCTGCAGGAGTGCAATTTAATGAAGGGGCACCAACTGAAACTACTGGCAACAGAGGTAGGTCTGCGTTGGAAAAAATATATATGCAGCAAAGCATCAAATCAATTGCTAGCCAAGGGAACAAGAGTCATTTAGTTAAGCAATATTATAACTGGGAGGAcatcgaatcattcactcaagcATTGGAAAAGCTTGAAGCCTGGATTTTCTCCAAAATCACCAAGTCTCTTTGGTGGCAG ACTCTGACTCCACATATGCAGTTTTCGACTGCAAAAACTAGTAAGACTAGGGGCTCAAGGGTGAAGAAAACATATGGGAGTAGAAATTCATTGGGTGATCAAGAGCAGGGCAAATTTTCTGTAAAACTTTGGAAAAGGGCTCTGAAAGATGCCTGTGAAAGGCTTTGTCCACTTCGGGCAGGCGGCCATAAATGTGGCTGCTTACCTGTTCTGCCAAAGTTG GTAATGAAGCAGTTGGTGAGTAGATTGGATGTGGCAATGTTCAATGCTATTCTTCGTGAATCCATCGAAGAAATGCCAACAGATCCAATATTTGATCCTATAAGTGACCGTAagatccttccaattccagcaggaAAATCAAGCTTTGGTGCTGGTGCACAGTTGAAAAATGCT GTTGGGAGCTGGTCTGGATGGCTTACAGATCTTATTGGCTTTCAAGATGAAGTTTCACCCGAGTATAATAACATCTTTGGGAATGACAAGAAACAAGAATCATTCAAGGCTTTTCATCTCCTTAATGCATTGAGCAACCTCATGATGCTTCCATTTGAAATGCTCATAGATGCatccacaagaaaagaa GTCTGCCCAATATTTGGTCCAGCTTTGATCAAAAGAGTTCTCACCAATTTTGTTCCAGATGATTTCCGTCCTGATCCAATTCCAATGAATGTCTTTGAGGCCCTGGATTCTGAA GATGTAACAGATGCTCCTGGAGAATTGCTGACTAGCTTCCCGTGCACTTTCACATTGCCTGTCTATACATCTCCTCCAGCATTGTCTCTCACTACTTTTATAGAGAAGGTTGGCAATCAAGCTCCAAAGATTAGGGGGTCATCTGTACTCAAGAAAACGTACACCAGCGATGTTGAGCTTGATGAGCTGGACTCACCGTTTACTTCGTTCCTCGCTGATAGCTTCAAGGATTATCCAAATTTAGCAAAACCTGCTAGAAATATTGTCAGATACCAGCTTCTCCGTGAAGCGTGGAAGGAGGTTCAACAGTGA
- the LOC107787060 gene encoding uncharacterized protein LOC107787060 isoform X1 produces MGLGKKKKKGASFQIDYIVHIQSIRPWPPSESLRSVQSVLLQWENGDRNSGFVTSSVEDDYLEINKTFTLFLTLCREKKSKDKFLKNNLEFSLYEYTKENAAQGQLLGTASINFAEYGVIKETLAISVPLNCKKSSKSLLQPSLYVKVQPAKDKQESDLMIDDAEDDSDVASYTDDDISSHSSSTFASSVFEAAWASPSNNVKVAWPSPSRVVKNDMHEEAASGMSKTEENTQISKEKYIDRLISKITSSHMHTQAGVDSQSSADETTEHDFGQDELFLDDTRDLSDNKIAKSMKRQGTMSSIRKALGAQITHGRLKAVKSVQIRDSASANVFLGNTEIIKKEMKEHATIETSSIAKSTVVEDKKPKNTTSTSATEKRAPANVMSKSKPESESRIQMLEEELKEAAAIEVGLYSVVAEHGSSMNKVHTPARRLARFYLHAWRTKSTAKQASAARAAVSGLALVSKACGSDVPRLTFWLSNSIMLRAIISQAAAGVQFNEGAPTETTGNRGRSALEKIYMQQSIKSIASQGNKSHLVKQYYNWEDIESFTQALEKLEAWIFSKITKSLWWQTLTPHMQFSTAKTSKTRGSRVKKTYGSRNSLGDQEQGKFSVKLWKRALKDACERLCPLRAGGHKCGCLPVLPKLVMKQLVSRLDVAMFNAILRESIEEMPTDPIFDPISDRKILPIPAGKSSFGAGAQLKNAVGSWSGWLTDLIGFQDEVSPEYNNIFGNDKKQESFKAFHLLNALSNLMMLPFEMLIDASTRKEVCPIFGPALIKRVLTNFVPDDFRPDPIPMNVFEALDSEDVTDAPGELLTSFPCTFTLPVYTSPPALSLTTFIEKVGNQAPKIRGSSVLKKTYTSDVELDELDSPFTSFLADSFKDYPNLAKPARNIVRYQLLREAWKEVQQ; encoded by the exons TTGAAATTAACAAGACTTTCACCTTATTCTTAACTTTATGTCGCGAGAAAAAATCCAAAGATAAATTTCTAAAGAATAATTTGGAGTTCTCCCTGTATGAATATACAAAGGAGAATGCAGCTCAAGGTCAACTCTTGGGGACAGCTTCAATTAATTTTGCAGAATATGGAGTTATCAAAGAAACATTAGCTATTAGTGTTCCTTTAAACTGCAAGAAGAGTTCAAAAAGCTTGCTGCAGCCATCTCTATATGTTAAGGTTCAGCCAGCAAAAGATAAACAAGAATCAGACTTAATGATTGATGATGCTGAAGATGATTCGGATGTTGCTTCTTACACTGATGATGATATTTCGTCGCATTCATCCTCAACTTTTGCCTCTTCTGTTTTTGAAGCTGCTTGGGCTTCACCATCTAACAATGTAAAG GTGGCATGGCCCTCACCATCTCGAGTTGTAAAG AATGACATGCATGAAGAGGCAGCCAGCGGAATGAGCAAAACTGAAGAAAATACTCAGATATCTAAAGAAAAATACATTGACAGATTGATATCAAAAATTACGTCTTCACATATGCATACTCAGGCAGGTGTGGACAGTCAAAGTAGTGCGGATGAAACAACAGAACATGATTTTGGACAGGACGAACTGTTCCTCGATGACACAAGAGACTTGTCAGACAACAAAATAGCTAAAAGTATGAAAAGACAAGGTACGATGAGTTCCATTCGTAAAGCTCTTGGAGCTCAGATCACACATGGTCGATTGAAGGCAGTGAAGTCTGTTCAGATAAGAGACTCTGCAAGTGCAAATGTATTTTTGGGAAACACAGAGATTattaagaaagaaatgaaagaacacGCAACAATAGAAACTAGTAGTATTGCTAAAAGTACAGTAGTGGAGGACAAAAAACCAAAGAATACTACCAGTACTTCAGCAACTGAAAAAAGGGCTCCTGCAAACGTTATGTCAAAGAGTAAACCTGAATCAGAATCTAGAATTCAGATGCTTGAGGAAGAACTGAAAGAAGCTGCAGCTATTGAAGTTGGCCTTTATTCTGTAGTTGCTGAGCATGGAAGTTCAATGAACAAAGTTCACACTCCGGCCAGGCGCCTTGCTAGATTTTATCTCCATGCTTGGAGAACAAAATCCACTGCTAAACAGGCAAGTGCTGCTAGAGCCGCTGTCTCAGGATTAGCTTTGGTCTCAAAAGCATGTGGAAGCGACGTTCCAAG GCTAACTTTCTGGTTGTCGAATTCCATTATGTTAAGAGCAATCATCAGTCAGGCTGCTGCAGGAGTGCAATTTAATGAAGGGGCACCAACTGAAACTACTGGCAACAGAGGTAGGTCTGCGTTGGAAAAAATATATATGCAGCAAAGCATCAAATCAATTGCTAGCCAAGGGAACAAGAGTCATTTAGTTAAGCAATATTATAACTGGGAGGAcatcgaatcattcactcaagcATTGGAAAAGCTTGAAGCCTGGATTTTCTCCAAAATCACCAAGTCTCTTTGGTGGCAG ACTCTGACTCCACATATGCAGTTTTCGACTGCAAAAACTAGTAAGACTAGGGGCTCAAGGGTGAAGAAAACATATGGGAGTAGAAATTCATTGGGTGATCAAGAGCAGGGCAAATTTTCTGTAAAACTTTGGAAAAGGGCTCTGAAAGATGCCTGTGAAAGGCTTTGTCCACTTCGGGCAGGCGGCCATAAATGTGGCTGCTTACCTGTTCTGCCAAAGTTG GTAATGAAGCAGTTGGTGAGTAGATTGGATGTGGCAATGTTCAATGCTATTCTTCGTGAATCCATCGAAGAAATGCCAACAGATCCAATATTTGATCCTATAAGTGACCGTAagatccttccaattccagcaggaAAATCAAGCTTTGGTGCTGGTGCACAGTTGAAAAATGCT GTTGGGAGCTGGTCTGGATGGCTTACAGATCTTATTGGCTTTCAAGATGAAGTTTCACCCGAGTATAATAACATCTTTGGGAATGACAAGAAACAAGAATCATTCAAGGCTTTTCATCTCCTTAATGCATTGAGCAACCTCATGATGCTTCCATTTGAAATGCTCATAGATGCatccacaagaaaagaa GTCTGCCCAATATTTGGTCCAGCTTTGATCAAAAGAGTTCTCACCAATTTTGTTCCAGATGATTTCCGTCCTGATCCAATTCCAATGAATGTCTTTGAGGCCCTGGATTCTGAA GATGTAACAGATGCTCCTGGAGAATTGCTGACTAGCTTCCCGTGCACTTTCACATTGCCTGTCTATACATCTCCTCCAGCATTGTCTCTCACTACTTTTATAGAGAAGGTTGGCAATCAAGCTCCAAAGATTAGGGGGTCATCTGTACTCAAGAAAACGTACACCAGCGATGTTGAGCTTGATGAGCTGGACTCACCGTTTACTTCGTTCCTCGCTGATAGCTTCAAGGATTATCCAAATTTAGCAAAACCTGCTAGAAATATTGTCAGATACCAGCTTCTCCGTGAAGCGTGGAAGGAGGTTCAACAGTGA
- the LOC107787060 gene encoding uncharacterized protein LOC107787060 isoform X2, translated as MGLGKKKKKGASFQIDYIVHIQSIRPWPPSESLRSVQSVLLQWENGDRNSGFVTSSVEDDYLEINKTFTLFLTLCREKKSKDKFLKNNLEFSLYEYTKENAAQGQLLGTASINFAEYGVIKETLAISVPLNCKKSSKSLLQPSLYVKVQPAKDKQESDLMIDDAEDDSDVASYTDDDISSHSSSTFASSVFEAAWASPSNNVKNDMHEEAASGMSKTEENTQISKEKYIDRLISKITSSHMHTQAGVDSQSSADETTEHDFGQDELFLDDTRDLSDNKIAKSMKRQGTMSSIRKALGAQITHGRLKAVKSVQIRDSASANVFLGNTEIIKKEMKEHATIETSSIAKSTVVEDKKPKNTTSTSATEKRAPANVMSKSKPESESRIQMLEEELKEAAAIEVGLYSVVAEHGSSMNKVHTPARRLARFYLHAWRTKSTAKQASAARAAVSGLALVSKACGSDVPRLTFWLSNSIMLRAIISQAAAGVQFNEGAPTETTGNRGRSALEKIYMQQSIKSIASQGNKSHLVKQYYNWEDIESFTQALEKLEAWIFSKITKSLWWQTLTPHMQFSTAKTSKTRGSRVKKTYGSRNSLGDQEQGKFSVKLWKRALKDACERLCPLRAGGHKCGCLPVLPKLVMKQLVSRLDVAMFNAILRESIEEMPTDPIFDPISDRKILPIPAGKSSFGAGAQLKNAVGSWSGWLTDLIGFQDEVSPEYNNIFGNDKKQESFKAFHLLNALSNLMMLPFEMLIDASTRKEVCPIFGPALIKRVLTNFVPDDFRPDPIPMNVFEALDSEDVTDAPGELLTSFPCTFTLPVYTSPPALSLTTFIEKVGNQAPKIRGSSVLKKTYTSDVELDELDSPFTSFLADSFKDYPNLAKPARNIVRYQLLREAWKEVQQ; from the exons TTGAAATTAACAAGACTTTCACCTTATTCTTAACTTTATGTCGCGAGAAAAAATCCAAAGATAAATTTCTAAAGAATAATTTGGAGTTCTCCCTGTATGAATATACAAAGGAGAATGCAGCTCAAGGTCAACTCTTGGGGACAGCTTCAATTAATTTTGCAGAATATGGAGTTATCAAAGAAACATTAGCTATTAGTGTTCCTTTAAACTGCAAGAAGAGTTCAAAAAGCTTGCTGCAGCCATCTCTATATGTTAAGGTTCAGCCAGCAAAAGATAAACAAGAATCAGACTTAATGATTGATGATGCTGAAGATGATTCGGATGTTGCTTCTTACACTGATGATGATATTTCGTCGCATTCATCCTCAACTTTTGCCTCTTCTGTTTTTGAAGCTGCTTGGGCTTCACCATCTAACAATGTAAAG AATGACATGCATGAAGAGGCAGCCAGCGGAATGAGCAAAACTGAAGAAAATACTCAGATATCTAAAGAAAAATACATTGACAGATTGATATCAAAAATTACGTCTTCACATATGCATACTCAGGCAGGTGTGGACAGTCAAAGTAGTGCGGATGAAACAACAGAACATGATTTTGGACAGGACGAACTGTTCCTCGATGACACAAGAGACTTGTCAGACAACAAAATAGCTAAAAGTATGAAAAGACAAGGTACGATGAGTTCCATTCGTAAAGCTCTTGGAGCTCAGATCACACATGGTCGATTGAAGGCAGTGAAGTCTGTTCAGATAAGAGACTCTGCAAGTGCAAATGTATTTTTGGGAAACACAGAGATTattaagaaagaaatgaaagaacacGCAACAATAGAAACTAGTAGTATTGCTAAAAGTACAGTAGTGGAGGACAAAAAACCAAAGAATACTACCAGTACTTCAGCAACTGAAAAAAGGGCTCCTGCAAACGTTATGTCAAAGAGTAAACCTGAATCAGAATCTAGAATTCAGATGCTTGAGGAAGAACTGAAAGAAGCTGCAGCTATTGAAGTTGGCCTTTATTCTGTAGTTGCTGAGCATGGAAGTTCAATGAACAAAGTTCACACTCCGGCCAGGCGCCTTGCTAGATTTTATCTCCATGCTTGGAGAACAAAATCCACTGCTAAACAGGCAAGTGCTGCTAGAGCCGCTGTCTCAGGATTAGCTTTGGTCTCAAAAGCATGTGGAAGCGACGTTCCAAG GCTAACTTTCTGGTTGTCGAATTCCATTATGTTAAGAGCAATCATCAGTCAGGCTGCTGCAGGAGTGCAATTTAATGAAGGGGCACCAACTGAAACTACTGGCAACAGAGGTAGGTCTGCGTTGGAAAAAATATATATGCAGCAAAGCATCAAATCAATTGCTAGCCAAGGGAACAAGAGTCATTTAGTTAAGCAATATTATAACTGGGAGGAcatcgaatcattcactcaagcATTGGAAAAGCTTGAAGCCTGGATTTTCTCCAAAATCACCAAGTCTCTTTGGTGGCAG ACTCTGACTCCACATATGCAGTTTTCGACTGCAAAAACTAGTAAGACTAGGGGCTCAAGGGTGAAGAAAACATATGGGAGTAGAAATTCATTGGGTGATCAAGAGCAGGGCAAATTTTCTGTAAAACTTTGGAAAAGGGCTCTGAAAGATGCCTGTGAAAGGCTTTGTCCACTTCGGGCAGGCGGCCATAAATGTGGCTGCTTACCTGTTCTGCCAAAGTTG GTAATGAAGCAGTTGGTGAGTAGATTGGATGTGGCAATGTTCAATGCTATTCTTCGTGAATCCATCGAAGAAATGCCAACAGATCCAATATTTGATCCTATAAGTGACCGTAagatccttccaattccagcaggaAAATCAAGCTTTGGTGCTGGTGCACAGTTGAAAAATGCT GTTGGGAGCTGGTCTGGATGGCTTACAGATCTTATTGGCTTTCAAGATGAAGTTTCACCCGAGTATAATAACATCTTTGGGAATGACAAGAAACAAGAATCATTCAAGGCTTTTCATCTCCTTAATGCATTGAGCAACCTCATGATGCTTCCATTTGAAATGCTCATAGATGCatccacaagaaaagaa GTCTGCCCAATATTTGGTCCAGCTTTGATCAAAAGAGTTCTCACCAATTTTGTTCCAGATGATTTCCGTCCTGATCCAATTCCAATGAATGTCTTTGAGGCCCTGGATTCTGAA GATGTAACAGATGCTCCTGGAGAATTGCTGACTAGCTTCCCGTGCACTTTCACATTGCCTGTCTATACATCTCCTCCAGCATTGTCTCTCACTACTTTTATAGAGAAGGTTGGCAATCAAGCTCCAAAGATTAGGGGGTCATCTGTACTCAAGAAAACGTACACCAGCGATGTTGAGCTTGATGAGCTGGACTCACCGTTTACTTCGTTCCTCGCTGATAGCTTCAAGGATTATCCAAATTTAGCAAAACCTGCTAGAAATATTGTCAGATACCAGCTTCTCCGTGAAGCGTGGAAGGAGGTTCAACAGTGA